Proteins encoded in a region of the Brevundimonas vesicularis genome:
- a CDS encoding CBS domain-containing protein, with translation MKIRDVMTKDVHLARPADTIQDVASRMAKGDFGFVPVADGDQLIGTITDRDIVVRALATGAAPSAAVVEFITRDPQTVLDTDDLKIVLDLMGSKQIRRAPVVDKHGRVVGVVSLGDLSTRVKEKYAGETLESISR, from the coding sequence ATGAAGATCCGCGACGTGATGACCAAGGACGTGCATCTGGCCCGCCCCGCCGACACCATCCAGGATGTGGCCAGCCGCATGGCCAAGGGCGACTTCGGCTTCGTGCCCGTGGCGGACGGCGATCAGCTGATCGGCACGATCACCGACCGCGACATCGTCGTGCGCGCCCTGGCGACCGGCGCGGCCCCGTCGGCGGCGGTGGTCGAGTTCATCACTCGTGATCCGCAAACAGTGCTGGACACCGATGACCTTAAGATCGTGCTGGACCTGATGGGCTCCAAGCAGATCCGTCGCGCCCCGGTCGTGGACAAGCATGGCCGCGTGGTCGGCGTCGTGTCGCTGGGCGACCTGTCGACGCGCGTGAAGGAGAAATACGCCGGCGAGACGCTGGAAAGCATCTCGCGTTAA